The window CCTGCACAGAAGCAATACTACATAGGGCTTAAATCTCAGTAAATCTCAGTACGCTTCACTTTTAAAGCAGTAACCTTCAATGTCATTACAATAATAGCAGCTTAAAGAAAAACAGCAACTTCTGAAACACGATGTTTTTCGCGGGAGAGCTGCACAAAGGCATCAAAGGGAGCGTTAACAACCTTTAACAAGCGAAGAATCTGAGTTTGTTAGTTGTTAGCACTCTTTGTGAATAAGCAGTTCCTTGGAGCATTGCAATCTTGGGAAAAAATCCTGCCCAGTTTTTGCATATCCGATACTACCGTAAGGAAACATTTGAGATACTTTTAGCGGGATTGAACCAGTCGTTTCGTGATTCTAGTGGGTTCCGTTTCAACCTTACTCTTTAGCCTTTGTTTAttcgatttaaaaatcaatatgatATTTAGCTAACAGCGAATATTGCaagtaaagtaataaaaaagtctTAGGTAACCCATGACATTTAAAAAgtctgtatttaaatttttttctttattgcaGGAAGATTTATATGAGCATACGAGCCATAATTCtcatatattaacatataatctGGCCTAACCCAATAGCTAGGACATGGAGTGAGTTAATCATAACATATGTGATCTACTCCATATATCTCATCGGCAACAACGTTCCAGGAAGCTAGTTGTAATTCTAATCAACAAAATAATCGACGCGGAAAAAGATGTGTCTATAGTTCTAGTGAAACAATTACCAGAATCTAATAAGGTTTCCTTTACAATGGGCGCACTGAAATCACTGACGCGCCTGTTTACCGCATGAATATTCTATGGCTCCGCCGACAGTTTAACCTACCTTGTTTATATGAACGGTAGACACTAAACGGTTTGAACTGCAACTCGTATTTACGGTGTCGCATTTGATGTTGATGAATCCGAAATTGGTATTAAAAATCCTTTTCTATGCTTGGCATCGAAAAGTTTATGGTACCGCACAAGCTGGCAGAATTGTACGTAAGTTTATAAGCAATTGTCCAGATAAATCAGACTgatttcctttaaaaataacaacgcAAATCTTCATTCTACAAAAAGGAAATATGTTTAGTCGCATGGAGCACTTTACTTTTGTGTTTTGGAAAAGATGCAAAATTTAGGTACACTTGAGACGGTTTTATAACTCACCAACCCgcctgccccggcttcgctcgtctataggctatatatgtactgcGAGCactactatatatattgaggaaggatactatatatatatatatacctttaTATATACCTTTAATATTAGTTGCTCCAACTTCAACTTCCTCGCGTAAAttctaaaacattaatatattttcgtcCCCTTAAATAGTTTTAGAAGATACAATTTCATCGAGGCCAACTGCACCGTTATTACCAGAAGCATCAACTATTATGGTATATTCGAATCGGCGAATTGGCCAGCGTTTCGCTCCAGCTACACATGAATTTTAGATGCGAAGCCCCCGGCTAGTGTTTGATTTGCTTACATTCCCAAACCAATCtgaataattgataattggatgaaaatgcaaatttgataatatttaccGATTTAACACGTGACGGTTCCACGTGTCTTTACGTGGATTAAGTTTCTCACTTTCCCGTTAATTTATGCTTATTTATGgctatttataatacagttaAGTAGCTTGAAAATAATAAGGATGTGGTCTTAGAGATCTCACGAATTgatgagataaaaaaaaaaccgccAAAGCAAACGGGGTTGcggttatttataattaataatttataataaactagctgcatgccccggctccgcccgcgTACTCATTtactataattgaaataataaaaactatgctatcttttaagttggaacaaactgcacatggtgtgcgaattaaaaattggttgagtagtaggataggagtccatcgcggacaaacaagaTGACGagtatttctattctttcaaaatttctcaagatgacaagtaatttatataatatattaagatgataAATCAAGAATTACGGTTGTACCTATCTGAGTAATTACATAAAGTTTTtgctagtatatatttttgtattttctctAAGTATGAACTATATTCACCATGTTGTTTTCTATCAACCACATTTTATGAATGACCCCATAAAGTAACTTTATCATCGCAATTTCatcaaatcaatatttaaatagaattacaataaaacgaCCAAAAAGCTTGAGTTTAAGCGTTAATCTTCATAATAGGTATTGATATATTCATAAACACGCGGACGAAGTCGCGGACAAAGGCTAGTTTATCGCACGTtaagtgaataataattaatccatCCATAATGACGAAAGTCACACACTTTCATACTAAAGCATACTGGATGTCTATAAAGTACataggtataataattaaaaacaccgAACTTTAccgaaaatttatttcctattatATTTGCTGTTTTCTCGTAAAATCCACGACACCCTTACACCATAATCCCCTGGTAATGGACAaccttatttttctttttatcccCCTGTCATAATACAGCTGCTTCTAGTAATTTTACGATATCAGCATTGTATTTGCTCTTTCTATGAGCTTACGTGTAACGGCGCACGAATTATAAGAGAagtatttagaattttaagaattgtctatgaaataaacaaagtttctagcaaattataaaaatgctttataatttaaaaaatattatattattgatataataaatgacgcaggtattattacaaatctccacaaaataaataatgtttaatttttaaacagtttcCATATCATTTTGCTTtgccataatataattaaatgagatTGTCTTGAATAGATTTCAATGCGCCTACCAAAATGTTATAgcaaaatttgattaatacgTAATTGTGTATTCATTGACAAGGAGAAAAAAAAGCCCAGCTATTTTAAATCTTCGCTTCACAGACAAACGCACACATTGCATTATACCTCCCCATTTTAAACGAATGTAAAATCTATCAGACAATTCAATGCAGACAGGTGTGAGCTTATGGGTAGGGTGTCCAACGTAGCAACTTATCTGGGACTAAACTAGGATTTAAGATCCAGCAATCGAAGTGTGCCAGACGTCGGTATGGTgcaagtaatattaataattcatgttGTGTTTGAGACAAATCAAATCGAAGTTATATACAGGATGAGTTTAGATTATAAAGATTGTGTTACGTATAACgttcatgtatttatttcttacgtGATACATACAGTATCATCGATCCCAATGACAATTACTGTAAAAGAATGGTTAACACGAATGCAAAAAAATGACACGTTAAATGCctatagtaatttaaaaataaaatgtacaataatacatttataaaaacaacaatatacaTAGTGTATTAAGCAGTTGTtagctatataaattttaaacattatatcacAATGATTGTTTCCCAATGTAAgacgtttaataaataaatatataaaaacataaaacgttTTGCTTGCCgtattatactaattatattattttttgcagaCGGTACTCATTTTTATATCGCTGGAATACTATTGTGACAATAAAATAGTACAGGTGCTTGGGCGAGGGTGTCCCGACGTTCCGACTTATCTCGGATTAAAGTGGGGTTTAAGATCGTCTTCCACCAATCAAGTTGCGTCTAGCCTTTTGCGGGTTGGTGCAAGTCAtgcgaaaatatatattttataaaaaaaaagctagtgtatttatattttttatagcatacaatataattttttttttctgttctatttataatattcaaattaatcttGACTTTATTTCAATAGACTACAATCCAAAACAATCTAGATCATAGTTCATAGCGGGGACTAATCACTTCAGTGACCTCATCTTAATGTTCTTAACTCTTCAATCTTGTTGCCATATAAAACTGCGATCGTAACTTCTCAATACAGATCCATCTTTATCTCCAGGTTGTATATATAACCTGTGCcataaaatattgctatatGAATCAAATCaggaacataatataacattagttacaactaaatgtttattgtcCAGTCTAGGCATTTATAGCTCTATAGCCTACAACTTGTACCATTACCTAAGTCCAATAACAGTCTATTCATAGTTGTCTTGGTGTTATATGCCCATAGAGATGAACTTATTGGCTACCCAGTGATAGCCCTTACAGcatgatatatatttactaggtGTACCGGCGAACGCTTCTATCTTATCTTTTAGGGAACAATAAATGCTGACCAATTCTAAGACCAATAGGcacaaaaaagtttataagaatCGGTACAGCCATTTCGGAGTGTGGACACTAATATTGTGACAAGACAATTTTATCTAGAGATGATGAAGTTACATGTGCGTGAAAAGCCaaatgctactaatattataaatgggaaagtttgtgaggatggatgtatgagtatgtgtttgtttgttactctttcatgcaaaatctactgaaccgattgcaatgaaatttggtacgtagatagctggacaactggaataacacatgggcaatattttatcacgatattactacgggatacggacttacgcgggtaaaaccgcggagGGCATCTAATTTACGTTATGCGAGTATTTGAGACCGGGAATAAATCAATACCGGAATCTAATGCGATGGAAAAACATTGTTCATTAAACCAATTTTTTGAAGgttggtttattttaaattataataaaaacgtacACAGATAagtttaatatctaataacaAAGTCCATATTgagatgttattaaaaaagtttgaaGCGTTGTCCTATCATGAAATTTGTGGAAACAGGTGCCATGTTTATGTATCTTTCATGGAAAGTTTAACTGTATGTTAATAATTCTAACCGACATTTCAAAAATCTAATGTTTTTTGATTGGATTTGTTAATGGATAACTAAAGCCTTTTTAGGTAAGGTTTTTTAACAGATTGTgatactttttgtttgttagcaaattgttataatttggtCTCATTTTGAAATCTGGAGCGTTAAAGGTACGTCGGTGACTTTTTCAATTAACTTTCAAAAACGAAGTTATGAAttcgactttattttttgtgttattcctgggttaacaaatttttaagattcttttttttatttgtaagctaCCTTCCTtgtggtcctatttaaatttgatctagttctgatATCTTTAGtggtatatatttgtaaaaaataattctttatttattgattgagTTCGAAACTATTGGgtgttacataattttttttttctttttaataaataaataattaatgtaaaaataaagtgtgatttgaaaaattaaattttgatcacctcaatataataaagaatagtcatacattttattcatttaatttcataagtacacacataattgtataaatttgtatgacTGGACTTCAAcgccaatttaaaatatttgttaaggCGTCACTCAATAGGCGGTAGTACACTCCAAATATGTAATTTCCACTATAATCCAAGCACATTCAAATGTATCGCCTGTTTCCCATGTGACAACGCAACATTAGAACACAATACATAAGTCAAACGATCTTTTATTCGAGATTTCCTTTGCGCAGATTTATCGCAGCCAGTCTACGTATTCCTGGAACAGAGCATATAAATCATTGAGCAGATGGCGCGAATATAGCCGAATTTTTTCAGGTGAATTTTTCATGTTTGTTGTTGGTATAAGTTTtagaatgttaattttttaacacgtGAAATAGTACGCTGAGGATTATTCTATATTGCACATGTTATCTCATATGAGTTATAATCTATACTCTGTACTAATAAAAAGCCgagttgtttgtttgaacgtgcttaTCTTAGGAGCAATTGGACCGATTTATAAAGTTCTTTCATCGTTGGATATGTAGGCGATCTCTGAGTAAGTTAACGCtttataccacgggcgaaaccgggacGAACCgcttaagttattttattttaatacgggTACTATTTTTCCTTAtagtatcataataaaatgtccGAATTCAAATGACTATAAAACATAGATCCGCAATTCGATAGTATGtctaatcataataatataacatacataatagaATATCTcggttattataatattttcttcctAATTATGATGCTATTGTATCAccctattcaataaaatattcaattagtaATGGAATCTAGTATTAACCTTCTTGTTTCTTTCATCTTCATTtgttaatcatatttatttacgtataataaattgtattgtagtATCAAACAATCCTACGACTTCTTGCTAATAACTTACAAAACCAAACACagttgaaaattaattgacCGACTTTCCATGCTGACGGTACCATCTTAGTAAGCGAGGGTAAGAGTACATGGGTTGGTAccgtcaataaattaatatttcaaagagGTCACTAAATGTCCACTCCCGATATTAACCCAATCTGAAACACCGAGATCCAGATAACCCTTTAGCCGTAAACAACTCATTAATAATTGGTTTTAACCCccaatatgttttattcataaccCTAGTAATCCCAACTACCCTAATGAAAAGGGACAATGttctaataaacaaattttgacTGCATTCATACCGGGTTGTAACATTTAAATCGATATTAcatgtattcatttaaaacaaatattctacATCGATTTTATAgttgtactagctgcgcctcacggtttcacccgcgtaagtccgtatcccgtaggaatatcgggatattctgcctatatgttattccagttgtcaagctgtcaacgtaccatatttcattgcaatcggttcagtagtttttgcgtgatagagcaacaaacacacacacacatccttacaaactttcgcatttacaatattagtaggaattgagaaggataggataggataggataggaataTGTTCAGTCCTCACTGttaatttgtgaattttaacAGAGTTTGGTGTTTAGtagttcaaaaataatatatttatgttattaaaattcaaatttacatGATATCGAAACGATGTTGTGTAAATGGGAATATTTGCTATTTAGTTTTCACAgtaacaagtaaaaaaaatattaaaaataaacgccGGAATAGTAGTATAGCTTTTCTCTATCtatggtctgaaccctcaAAGGAAACCTGCGTCCCTGTAGTAGAATCACTTTATATCCGCTGGTGTTTATGATAGATTCAATTCCAATGCCATTTTTTATCCACATTAGAATATAGTTCCATAAACGTTGACGGTGTAACAGAATCTGTTGACCAGGCTTATTACATGGGGGCATTGCGTTTGATGTCTTGTTCTTAGTAAAGTTTAACTTCTGAATATTGTTTGGAGTTCGCTGTTTACATCGTCTATGAAGTGTAAACTCGCTGTATTCAATTATAGCGACaatgcctgatggtaagtgattgTATAAGGatattttgtatgataatgtattatgtgagagcgtatattttatgtatgacaTGAGATGACAATATTGTTTGCGTAATTTAGACATTGCGCAATTTGTATGATCACAATGTAAGATCACAAATTGatagttatattttgtgtCTACCACCACTCAACTTAAATGTCTATTCCTTTTGTTTCAGTTAGAGCAAAAACCAGATAAGTATAATCTACTAGCCACTCGTACCGTCTGCGCCTGGCCTAACCCGGAGTGACTGATAAACTGACTGACTCAAGAAAATGTGGTTATGTGAtggcgaaagaatttttgaaatcattgaaattttttaatgtcaacgtcggcaatggagctggtaaGCGCTAACACCGCCCaggaacatttgaagaggcgtaaggtcgattgcagacttACGCCTCTACATTGGATTGCcgtcttaaatttaaaaaggattaagaaattattgacgagaggaataaacaaaggactgggaagggtaaggaaaaggacacgggcctccggttcccccactaaccgaacgaaacacagtagcatgcaacaatttcacgccgatcttctatAGGGGACTATTACttccccggtacgagctggccAAAAATAGTCAATTCGTATCAAAGCATGCTCGGCTCCcttaaaacatttgtattttatattcatttataataagtcaATAAACACAAGACACGTAATAGAAACTAATCGTCATACGTTAATCCACGTAATTATCTTTCACCTCGTATCGATTATATCTATCATTATGTCAATTTCGATTTGCGATAACTGAACcattttgtttatcattaaatttgttagtttCTAAAATGTGGACGTTTATTTTcgtgtgtttaattttaagcgTGATAGCGGAGGAGAATGAGTTTAAAGTGGTTAAATTGGATGCTGGATATGTGAGAGGCGATAAGTATTGGAATGGCGATTATTATGAATTCTATGGTATCCCATACGCCTCAATGCCGACGGGCAGGAATAAGTTTAAGGTTAGTTGATTGTGTTATATACTAGTatgtaaatatagatattgaaagcaattacaaaaataatttgcgTATGTAATTTTCTTGTTAAAGTACTTATTTTCCTAATCAATGTTGGAATAATATAAGGACCATTGTGCATTGTTCGCCATCAGCGGAACATGGTGTTCCGCTGATGTGTATAAATCactaaattacaaaacaaagatTTTCTCTGCGTCTCTATATCTGTATGCGATAAACTCAATAACTGCTCTACAAATTTTCATTCTGTTGTCACCAATGAATAGTGTGGATAACGGATAAAGGTTAAGGCCTTTctcgaaattatataattgtttaagttGAAGaaaacgcgagcgaagccgcgacGGCAAAgcaagtatatattataccattTTTCGTGGAACGAACTTAACCagacaaatataaaacgttttcTAAGCACGGGAAGAAaatgatacaatttattagCTGTCATctatatatacctaaatgGATTCCTATTTCCCTTGACAAGGCGtcacgcgtgaacggctggatcgatttaaaaaattctttcaccattagtaAGCTGCAATTGCGCTGAGACACATAGGCTAACAGCTATTATGTATTCCAGATTGCTACAAGGAGAGTTAGgtcttttgaaaaataataaatagtaacatgtttatttgaaaatatgatgTGTAACTAGCTAGACCCTAGACATCCTggctagtttttaatttgccacgccaaattaaaaactagccAGCCAAAAATCCATGCTGTAAAGAGTAATATTCCTTaaacaatatcataaaataatatttttgaaaatataaatatatttttttactcataatataaccattatttagttattcattaaattaattatatgtatcaaTGAATACTACTTAAACCTATATCATAACTTAATGTAGGTagtaatttcttattaaaggAATacgtttttacataaaaccctttaatatttatctatgtcCTGTTATACTTTGTTATATTGCACattgtttctttatatacACAGAGAATCAGAACAGAACTTGAATCACTTCAATTAAACAGTTACAATCTGTTTGCTAAAACCGTCTATAAACATTGTAAGGTTATACTTGCAATTCACAGGATAAACtgttacaaatacaatttaacaaattgttattggtcttattaattgaaattattttttaaaacatccatacatattGTAGGTAAATAGATAAGTTattatccctactaatccctactaatattataaatgcgaaagtaactctgtctgtctgtctgtctgctacgctttcacgcctaaaccactgaaccgattttgataaaatttggtatgaagatagaactgaacttgggaaaggacataggatactttttatcgcgaaaaaagggttgaaagagttgaaagaggggatgatgaagttcgttattgtcaaaccgattttgatgaaacttggtatgaagatggagctaaaccaTACTATTCAATgggaagaaaatactccttaccatgtcgcgcgatataagcgaatcctacgcgggcgaagccgcgggcgaaaagctagttatacaATATGGTTGAAATCTATCAAACATTGATGAGTAGTGAGAGACCTAATTGGTAcgattatgtatttttcaattaaaatcttGGAATAACGGTTATGCCcacttatttcaaatttagaacTAATTCGGTGATTTCTTTTTCTAGGGCCCAGATCCCGTGAAGCCATGGGACGACGAGTTTTACGCAAACAAAAACAGTATTCTATGCCATCAATGCTACTTAACCGAGGAAACCGGTGATGACGTCATGCTGGCGGGTGATGATGAATGTCTCACTATGAATGTACTTGTACCATTGTCAGTGAATGAAAACAACCTAGCACCCGTGATTGTATACATTCATAGTGGAGCGTTTTCTGGTGGAAGCGGCAATATGGCGAAATTCGGCTATCTTGCTAGACATGACATTGTCGTTGTTAGCTTCAACTACAGAGTAGGCGCATTTGGTTTTGTATGCCTTGGCAATGAAGAAATACCAGGTAACGCTGCCTTGAAAGACCAAGTAGCAGCTTTACGTTGgatcaaagaaaatataagcAAGTTTGGTGGAGATcccaataaaataacactcgCAGGATTCAGTGTTGGAGCCACTATGGCAGAATTACTCGCTTTATCTAAAGAAACAGATGGTATTATCCACCAGTTGATCTTAGAAAGCGGATCAGCATTATCACCATTTGCAATCAATCGTGATCCCGTAAGCACGGCATGGAACATAGCgcaggctataggctataatgGAACAGCTACTATAGAAGATTTaacagaattttatttaaatgctgaGAACAAGGACTTGGCCTTCCACAgccttaattattttcaaaggaATAGCACATTCGGATTCGCCCCATGCATTGAAAAGGTTAAAGAAGGAGCTGTCATTACTGAATCACCACTTGACATCCTAAAACGTGGTGACTTCAAAAGAATACCTGTTTTAACTGGTTTCTCGAACATGGAAGGCATAAGTCGAACAATCAAATTTGGTGTGTGGAGGGAAGAGATGAATGAAAACTTCGCTGATTTCTTACCAGctgatttgaaatttgaatcaGAAAACGATAAAGAGGATGTCATAAGGGctataaagcaaaaatatttcgataacAAAAATGTCACTAGCGCAAGTCTGGCGCGatacatagattatttttCAGACGCCATGTTCAAATATGCTATCATGAAGTCTGCTAAATTACATGCAGCTGCCTCAGATAAGCCGGTATATCTGTATGAATTTTCATACgttggaaatttaaatatgcaacATAATTATATGGATCGGATAAAAGGAGCAAGTCACCGAGACCAGACTGcatatattttagatttcTTCGGATTCACAAATAACTATAGAGATTTAGATACTAGAGAAAGATTGACGACGATGTGGACCGATTATGTTCAATATGGgtgagttaaaatattaatatactactataaaattaatgacaaatagaatttcattatatactttaatgtTTATCCGTTAccctaatatataatattttataatacgtttttagtagaaatttttaattcagtaaaatatgcatttaaaactatataaagtatgtttattataatttccagAAATCCTACAGAATATGAGAGCTCAATTATATCAGTAAAATGGCGGccgtatacaaataaacttcaATCATAtctcgaaataaataaacgtctTCAGTTAAAACAAGgtttatttaatgaagaaTATAACTTTtggaatttgttttatgaaaagtATTACTGGAACCCTGCTACAGTTAAATCGGAGTTAAATGTAACTTACAATCCAGAAGATTCAACTACAGGCAAGAAAGTtccgttaaaaaataaaccagtAAAAGCGCCAGATACAGCAAAAAACGCACAGAAGGATCCCGAAGCAGTTGTGAGGAATGatgatacaaaaaaagatGAAAATACTTCAAAACCCGGTGATACCAAATCACCCCATTTTAAAAGTACAACAACTATCAAAAAACTAGATGAATCAGGAAAAATAGTTACAAAGGTTATAAATCACGGGAGTGGTGAAACAGTAATCGAATCAAAACTAAATACGGCTAAATCAAACGAGAAAGATGAACAAATACAAGCAAATAAAGAAGAACAAGTTAAACCACAGAGcgttgtaaaaaatatggaaaCTGACAAagcaaaaacgaaaaaaagtGAAGACAAAGAGCAAGAAGTAAAGAAGATAAAGGAAAATCAACAAGAATCAGTAAAaatcaatgtaaaaaaataaatagaaatttaaaaaataaacattaatatcaaaataataagttacaaaaaagcagtgaaaataataaatgtataaaacattgtaaatttaattttttttcctctCCTGTGAAAAATAGAGCGTGTAAGGTTGAAACGTCTATGAAATCCTTGGttcaatataacattttcataaaatttacttgAAAAATTTGCATACGTACGTATCAGTGAATGTAATTACTCTTAgtagtattataaagtattttaggTATGGTTTTTCTCACTTTAAACATGAAACTGgctcattaaaaaattactaaaacagaagattattattatgtgattattatattgattataaaaactttctaTGATTAAGCGATATCAATAAAATGAGCACCTCTTGAAGAGAATCTGTCGTAAAAATCTTCgagtatttcaatatatttcaagaaCCGTTAATGCAATAAGGGTAGTTAAAAAGGACAACACATTTGCCGTAAACCCGACAATTTTTCAGCTCGCTCTAATCGTTTCCACGTGACTAGGGGATGTCAGGAACTCATTGTAAATTGTTTCCATCCCCCCTGGGGTGCATTCTTATCGTATAAATTGTGTTCCCTTTGAAACACTTCGTAATAAAATCCGGTAAATTTGTCAAAGATTAAGCTGAGTTTTTAAAGCAAATTGGACTTAAAAAGATAGCTTAAGCCGAGTCGCTCCGGGAAAATGGGGATTGCACAATACTTTAAGTGGATTATCGTTAATATAAACCAAGTACTTTGTAG is drawn from Zerene cesonia ecotype Mississippi chromosome 8, Zerene_cesonia_1.1, whole genome shotgun sequence and contains these coding sequences:
- the LOC119828748 gene encoding esterase E4-like; translated protein: MWTFIFVCLILSVIAEENEFKVVKLDAGYVRGDKYWNGDYYEFYGIPYASMPTGRNKFKGPDPVKPWDDEFYANKNSILCHQCYLTEETGDDVMLAGDDECLTMNVLVPLSVNENNLAPVIVYIHSGAFSGGSGNMAKFGYLARHDIVVVSFNYRVGAFGFVCLGNEEIPGNAALKDQVAALRWIKENISKFGGDPNKITLAGFSVGATMAELLALSKETDGIIHQLILESGSALSPFAINRDPVSTAWNIAQAIGYNGTATIEDLTEFYLNAENKDLAFHSLNYFQRNSTFGFAPCIEKVKEGAVITESPLDILKRGDFKRIPVLTGFSNMEGISRTIKFGVWREEMNENFADFLPADLKFESENDKEDVIRAIKQKYFDNKNVTSASLARYIDYFSDAMFKYAIMKSAKLHAAASDKPVYLYEFSYVGNLNMQHNYMDRIKGASHRDQTAYILDFFGFTNNYRDLDTRERLTTMWTDYVQYGNPTEYESSIISVKWRPYTNKLQSYLEINKRLQLKQGLFNEEYNFWNLFYEKYYWNPATVKSELNVTYNPEDSTTGKKVPLKNKPVKAPDTAKNAQKDPEAVVRNDDTKKDENTSKPGDTKSPHFKSTTTIKKLDESGKIVTKVINHGSGETVIESKLNTAKSNEKDEQIQANKEEQVKPQSVVKNMETDKAKTKKSEDKEQEVKKIKENQQESVKINVKK